One segment of Thunnus thynnus chromosome 19, fThuThy2.1, whole genome shotgun sequence DNA contains the following:
- the ssh1b gene encoding protein phosphatase Slingshot homolog 1 — MALVTLQRSPTPSAASSASTTNSSAGEDFGSDDDRKINQSLSESFFMVKGAALFLQQGGNAEGPKTPTHHKHAGDLPQHLQVMFKVLRSEDRIKLAVRLESGWSERVRYMVVIYTNGHQDTEENIVLGMDFTDKDSKNCSIGMVLPLWSDTNIHLDGDGGFSVNTAGRSHVFKPVSVQAMWSALQVLHKACEASRRFNYFPGGIALTWMAFYESCINSEQSCINEWNTMTDLETTRPDSPTMFVDRPTERERTECLIKAKLRTIMTFQDLENITSKEIRNELEQHMSCNLTEYKEFIDNEMLLILGQMDKATPIFEHVYLGSEWNASNLEELRDCGVGYILNVTREIDNFFPGMFSYHNVRVYDEDATDLLAHWNDTYNFIVKAKKNSSKCLVHCKMGVSRSASTVIAYAMKEYGWSLEKAYNFVKQKRSIAQPNAGFMKQLAEYEGILDASKQRHNKLWRPETDEEGSDDLQASGHCAGGEGTPVLREEEAWGGCGASPCRGMGLEMEPLDSLNYNYYFRRLSDSALDSEPSTPVRGPPLLGMERVFIEIEDVERDALLEDEGFPMAHLALPGEGTAAQTCGRLDPLEDMRLRLEFSTLEEEDEEEAKKEEAEMAALAQSPGNSEGRKAGEEAERREESRLGLANLNTNNSNRLAAKRSCPAAFDDSASTGNPLKVKPSYQSCKDCLRLPQGRRCDRPAGGRSHRLNPSRHCTVPSICIDPPGTIFTSTPILQSLPAPAVVPPNLVQPSSHLYRCATCTPDVPLANHQKQVSPMSCEETPNDRNSVETEDMDEPQADEVEEETSREGGGAVELEEQGLAQLQMPGLGIEFGLELMRQRAEQLEKLPSLAMEGQLPVGP, encoded by the exons GTGACTTACCTCAACACCTGCAGGTCATGTTCAAGGTCCTCCGGTCTGAAGATCGCATTAAGCTG GCTGTACGTTTAGAGAGCGGATGGTCGGAGCGGGTGCGCTACATGGTTGTTATCTACACCAACGGCCACCAGGACACAGAGGAAAATATCGTCCTGGGAATGGACTTTACAGACAAGGACAG TAAAAATTGCTCTATTGGGATGGTGCTACCACTGTGGAGTGATACCAACATACATTTAGATGGAGATGG AGGCTTCAGTGTGAACACAGCAGGGCGGTCACATGTCTTCAAGCCTGTTTCTGTGCAGGCCATGTG GTCTGCCTTGCAGGTCCTCCACAAGGCATGCGAGGCGTCGCGCCGGTTCAACTACTTTCCAGGGGGCATCGCTCTTACGTGGATGGCCTTCTATGAGAGCTGCATCAACTCGGAGCAAAGCTGCATCAATGAGTGGAACACTATGACAGACCTGGAGACCACCCGGCCCGATTCTCCCACAATGTTTGTGGACCG GCCAACAGAACGAGAGAGAACAGAGTGTCTCATTAAAGCCAAACTACGCACCATCATGACATTTCAAGACCTGGAGAACATCACCTCAAAGGAG ATCCGTAACGAGCTGGAGCAGCATATGAGCTGTAACCTCACAGAGTACAAGGAGTTTATAGATAATGAGATGCTTCTGATTCTGGGTCAGATGGACAAGGCTACACCTATCTTTGAGCATGTGTACCTG GGCTCCGAGTGGAACGCTTCCAACCTGGAAGAACTACGAGACTGCGG agtGGGTTATATTCTGAATGTCACCAGAGAGATTGACAACTTCTTCCCGGGGATGTTCTCTTATCACAACGTCCGTGTGTACGATGAGGATGCTACCGACCTGCTGGCCCACTGGAACGACACCtacaactttattgtcaaaGCAAA GAAGAACAGTTCCAAGTGCCTGGTGCACTGTAAGATGGGTGTGAGCCGGTCTGCCTCTACAGTTATTGCCTATGCAATGAAGGAGTATGGCTGGTCTCTGGAGAAAGCGTACAACTTTGTCAAGCAGAAACGAAGTATAGCTCAGCCGAACGCTGGTTTCATGAAACAGCTGGCAGAATACGAGGGAATCTTGGATGCCAG TAAACAACGCCACAACAAACTATGGAGGCCTGAAACCGATGAGGAGGGGTCGGATGATTTGCAAGCCTCCGGCCACTGTGCAGGTGGGGAGGGGACACCAGTGCTCAGAGAGGAGGAAGCCTGGGGAGGCTGCGGGGCGTCTCCCTGCAGGGGTATGGGTCTAGAGATGGAACCTCTTGACTCTCTTAACTACAATTACTACTTCAGACGTTTGTCGGACTCTGCACTAGACAGTGAGCCCTCCACCCCAGTGCGGGGGCCGCCTCTGCTGGGTATGGAAAGAGTTTTCATTGAGATCGAAGACGTAGAGAGAGACGCCCTATTGGAGGACGAGGGCTTCCCCATGGCCCACTTAGCCTTGCCTGGCGAGGGCACGGCTGCTCAGACGTGCGGGCGCCTTGACCCCCTGGAGGACATGAGACTAAGGCTCGAGTTCAGCACtttggaggaagaggacgaggaAGAGGCCAAGAAAGAGGAGGCTGAGATGGCAGCCTTGGCTCAATCACCCGGAAATTCAGAGGGGAGGAAGGCAGGGGAGGAGGctgagaggagggaagaaagcCGGTTAGGCTTAGCCAAtctcaacacaaacaacagcaaccGCCTAGCTGCCAAGCGCAGCTGCCCTGCGGCCTTTGAC GACAGTGCTAGCACAGGAAACCCTTTAAAAGTGAAGCCCTCCTATCAATCCTGTAAAGACTGCCTGCGTCTACCACAAGGGCGGCGCTGTGACCGTCCAGCAGGAGGCCGTTCCCACCGCCTTAACCCCTCCCGTCACTGCACTGTCCCCTCCATATGCATAGATCCGCCGGGGACCATTTTTACTTCCACCCCAATTCTACAGTCTCTGCCAGCGCCCGCAGTTGTCCCGCCTAACTTGGTCCAGCCTAGTAGTCATCTCTACCGCTGTGCCACCTGCACCCCAGATGTCCCACTAGCCAATCACCAGAAACAGGTCTCGCCCATGAGCTGCGAGGAAACCCCTAATGACCGCAACTCAGTTGAGACAGAGGACATGGACGAACCGCAGGCGGATGAGGTGGAAGAAGAGACGTCAAGGGAGGGTGGTGGTGCAGTGGAGCTTGAGGAGCAGGGCCTAGCCCAGCTGCAAATGCCAGGACTGGGGATAGAGTTCGGTCTGGAACTGATGCGACAGAGGGCAGAGCAGCTCGAGAAGCTGCCAAGCTTAGCCATGGAGGGCCAGCTCCCAGTGGGGCCTTAA